Below is a window of Vicingus serpentipes DNA.
CCGTAAATAGAAACAACTAACTTAAAATATTTTTGGGTACTAAAATAGATTTGAACAACTAATATGGTTAATAGCATTAAAACCGCAGAAAATAAAAATGTCAACCCCCATTTTAGGGTTATTAAAAAAGAGTGGGATAATTGGTTTAAAAAATCTGGTGCTTGAATGTAAAAAACATTATAGGGATATGGTTCTCCATTAATTACACTATTGATAACCAAAAAAAAGATTTCTCTATAATAGCCAACAAAAAAAATCAACAACAACAAAGCTGTTAGCAGTATTGGTTTTTTAACTTTTTTCATTTTTAGTTGAATTGCTTTTTGTTGCGAACTTTTTAACCCACAAAACCCACATCAAAAAAATACATGCGTAAACAATAATGGTAAAAGTATATTTATGGTTAAACGCTAAACTATCACTATCATAAACTACAATTAGAGCTAAACCAACTAACCTTAATATATTAAGTACATGTACAACTAAAATTCCTAATGGAATATAAATTAGCTTATGTAAAATTTTGCCAGGGAAAACAATTATAAACCCTGCAAACAATGCAAATAAACTTAAGCCATTACAAGGTACACCAATTAATACTCCATGAGTTCCATCTACCCCAACTGCATCGGCATAAGTAAAAGTAGTATATCCTAAAAACATTAAAACACTGTCAGTAGCTGCAACCAATTGATCTATTAATAAATGATCTACATAACCACTGGTAACCAACCAATTATCATAAACTAAATACCATAAAAGATATAAACCAACTGCTTTCAATACAAATAGAGCGATAAATTTGTCTGATGGAGAAATGTTATTTATTATTTTTTTAATCAATTACCTATCTATTTAGTTTGCTTTAAATTTAAGTTACACAAAGCTATTTATTTTTAATTTAATAATAATGATTGTTATCATTCCAACCAATTATGTTGTAAAATCGTTAGAAGTGTCAAAGCACAAATTAAATTACAGAATGTAATACCTATCTTTTTTAGTTATGATTCTTGATTTTATGATATAAAAATAGATATTTGCGGATTACAAATTAAAGTATGAGTACTACCGAAAATTTTGGATTGAATATAGAGCAAATTAAAGTTTACTTCTTTAAAGGATTAAGGTATTGGTACGTTTTACTTATAGCTCTTATAATTGGCATTTCTATAGGGTTTTATAAAGCACGATATAATATTTCAACCTATGAGGTTTCTGGTAGGGTTTTATTAAAGGATGAATGGAAAGGAGCTGGTGCTGATGCTTTTTTACCAGGGATGGAAATTGTGAATGAACGTAACCGATTAGCCAATGAAATTGGGATTATTAAATCCTTCCCATTGATGACGGATATGGTGAAATCTTTACCTGAATTAAAAGTCAACTATTTTGAGATTGGTAATGTGAGGGAAACTAACATCTATAAAAGTGCTCCATTTAAATGTAGTATAGATAGTATTACCGATAAATCAATATACGACCGTCTTTTTTGGATTAAATACCTTAGTAAAGATCGCTTCCTCATTTCGATGGATGATTTTAACACTGACGAAGGTATTGAACATACATTTGGAACCCCCATTAAATTAATTAATAATAATGTACTTATTGAACAAAAAACTTTTTATGATGACATCATTGAAAAGAAATTCAAATTCTCTTTTAACGATACAGAAGCTCTTGCAAAATATTACCAAGAAGCAACTAATATAACAGTTGATATTGATAATGCTTCTTCTATACTTGTAGTGTCACTTAATGGCTCTCCATACCATCAACAAATAGATGTCGTAAATGCAATAATGAAAAGTTTTATTACTTATGGCATTAACGAGGGTAATGAAACTGCTATAAACACTCTAAATTTTGTAGATGAGCAATTAAAGATTGTTGCTAATTCATTGACTCTAGTAGAACAAAACCTTAAAAACTTTAAAGAAAGTGCAAACGACAAAAGAGTAAACATTAACGGCGAAAATATTATCCAACAAATTACTAAACTGGAACAAGAAAAGTTAGAATATCAATTTACGATTGATTTTTCTAAAAAAACCATCGATTATATCAAAAACAATGATGATGCTAAAGGTATTGTAATACCCTACTTTATTAATAGGTCCAATGTGCTTTATGATCTGATGGTAACCCTAATTGATAAATACAACAAACGAGAATCCTTAAAATTTTCAGTACATGATAATAGTACTCAAATGATTCAACTTTTGAATGAAATTAAAATATCAAAATCTATACTTATAGAAAATTTAATCTCATTAAAAAATAAAACTGAGAATGATTATTCGATTGTAAATCAACAACTAAACTTTTTAATTACTAAGATTAAAGATATTCCTTCAGTGGAAAAAGATTATACTATTGCTTATCGAAATTATCTTATACAAGATAAATTGTATACTTATTTATTAGAAAAGAAACAAGAAGCAGAAATTGCTAAAGCATCAAACATTGCTAAAGCTAGTATTCTTGATTATGCTAACCTATATAGGGTTTCTAAAACAAGTCCAAGTAACGCAAGTATCTACCAAAAATATATTATTCTATTTTTTATTTTGGGAATTATAGTTATTGTAATTCTCGAATTAATTAATAATAAAATTATTGATAAATCTGATATCGAAAGAATCACAAACCTTCCTATTTTAGGCTACATTGGGCACAACAAAGAAAATGATAATTTATTGTTATTTAACAGCCCTAAATCGTTAATTGCGGAAGCATTTAGATCTATACGAACAAATTTGCAATATATGGTTAATCAAAACCAAAGTAAAGTTATTATGCTTACCTCTTCAGTTAGTGGTGAAGGAAAAACGTTTTGCTCAATGAACATTTCATCATCATACGCTTTGTTGGATAAAAAAACAATTTTAATTGGAGCTGATTTACGTAAACCACGTATTTATGATGATTTTGGATTAAGTAATGCAATTGGATTAAGTACTTTATTAATTGGAAACACACCACTAATTGACGCCATTCAAAAAACGAATAATCCTTTTTTAGACATCATTACTTCTGGTCCTATCCCCCCTAACCCCTCTGAATTATTAGCTTCCGAGGCTTTTTCAATTTTAATAAATGATTTAAAAAATAAATACGATACCATTGTGATTGATACTTCCCCAATTGGTTTGGTTACTGATGCTCGAATTTTAATTGATATAGCAGATGTGGTATTGTTGATTATTAGACAAAAAGTCACCACTTTCCCCAATCTTTCAAAAGTAACCAAAGAACTAGGGGGACACAAGCAAAAATGTGGAATTGTAATTAACGATATTCTGCAAAAAAGAATTGGGTATGGTAGTTATGGTTATGGTTATGGTTATGGTTATGGTTATGGAGAATATCATGACGAAAGTGAAAATTAAAAAAAATGATTTGAAAAAACCTAAAAATCCTATATTAGTTACACAGCCTACCTTACCCAATTTGGATGAATTTCATGCTTCTTTAAAAGAAATTTGGGCAAGTAAATGGATCACTAACAAAGGTGCTTTCCATCAACAATTTGAGTTGGAGTTAGCGAAGCATTTAGGTGTAAAATATGTTTCTATTTTTAACAATGCAACTATTGCACTACTAACAGCACTACAAGCTCTTGAAATTAAAGGAGAGGTAATAACAACACCTTACAGTTTTGTTGCAACTGCTAATTCATTAATGTGGAATAATTTAACTCCCGTTTTTTGTGATGTAGATCCAATTTATGGGAACTTAGATGCTGCAAAAATTGAAAACCTAATAACTCCAAATACTACTGC
It encodes the following:
- a CDS encoding polysaccharide biosynthesis tyrosine autokinase, which codes for MSTTENFGLNIEQIKVYFFKGLRYWYVLLIALIIGISIGFYKARYNISTYEVSGRVLLKDEWKGAGADAFLPGMEIVNERNRLANEIGIIKSFPLMTDMVKSLPELKVNYFEIGNVRETNIYKSAPFKCSIDSITDKSIYDRLFWIKYLSKDRFLISMDDFNTDEGIEHTFGTPIKLINNNVLIEQKTFYDDIIEKKFKFSFNDTEALAKYYQEATNITVDIDNASSILVVSLNGSPYHQQIDVVNAIMKSFITYGINEGNETAINTLNFVDEQLKIVANSLTLVEQNLKNFKESANDKRVNINGENIIQQITKLEQEKLEYQFTIDFSKKTIDYIKNNDDAKGIVIPYFINRSNVLYDLMVTLIDKYNKRESLKFSVHDNSTQMIQLLNEIKISKSILIENLISLKNKTENDYSIVNQQLNFLITKIKDIPSVEKDYTIAYRNYLIQDKLYTYLLEKKQEAEIAKASNIAKASILDYANLYRVSKTSPSNASIYQKYIILFFILGIIVIVILELINNKIIDKSDIERITNLPILGYIGHNKENDNLLLFNSPKSLIAEAFRSIRTNLQYMVNQNQSKVIMLTSSVSGEGKTFCSMNISSSYALLDKKTILIGADLRKPRIYDDFGLSNAIGLSTLLIGNTPLIDAIQKTNNPFLDIITSGPIPPNPSELLASEAFSILINDLKNKYDTIVIDTSPIGLVTDARILIDIADVVLLIIRQKVTTFPNLSKVTKELGGHKQKCGIVINDILQKRIGYGSYGYGYGYGYGYGEYHDESEN
- the xrtX gene encoding exosortase X — encoded protein: MIKKIINNISPSDKFIALFVLKAVGLYLLWYLVYDNWLVTSGYVDHLLIDQLVAATDSVLMFLGYTTFTYADAVGVDGTHGVLIGVPCNGLSLFALFAGFIIVFPGKILHKLIYIPLGILVVHVLNILRLVGLALIVVYDSDSLAFNHKYTFTIIVYACIFLMWVLWVKKFATKSNSTKNEKS